Proteins from one Patescibacteria group bacterium genomic window:
- a CDS encoding TPM domain-containing protein, giving the protein MECHYKKVLFLLALAFFALPVFAYSSPGQPSGFVNDFANMMSPGAKQALEQKLVQFEKDTTNEISVVTINNLGGDTIENFAVKLFADWKIGKAKNDNGVLLLVSKEERKTKIEVGYGLEGALTDAQSFWILENTVKPAFRQNDFDGGITNAVNKIIAATKGEYIPSQKPNAAGSWSLKSIENILGLAFLVFIWLGSVLSRSKSWWAGGVIGALVGIAFIFIFSAFIGAIAVLILTPLGLLFDYLVSKNYQKHKSAGTRFPWWIGGFGGGGSSGGFGGGGFGGFGGGSSGGGGSSSGW; this is encoded by the coding sequence ATGGAGTGTCATTATAAAAAAGTCCTATTTTTACTGGCGCTGGCATTTTTTGCTTTACCTGTTTTTGCCTATTCCTCCCCCGGCCAGCCCTCCGGCTTTGTTAACGATTTTGCCAATATGATGAGCCCGGGCGCCAAACAGGCGCTGGAACAGAAACTCGTCCAATTCGAGAAAGACACCACCAACGAGATCTCGGTCGTCACGATAAATAATCTCGGCGGCGACACGATTGAAAATTTCGCCGTGAAGCTGTTTGCGGATTGGAAGATCGGCAAAGCAAAAAACGACAACGGCGTTCTCCTGCTGGTCTCCAAGGAAGAGCGCAAAACAAAGATCGAGGTCGGCTACGGCCTGGAAGGCGCGCTCACGGACGCGCAATCATTCTGGATATTGGAGAATACCGTTAAACCGGCTTTCCGCCAAAATGATTTTGACGGCGGAATAACCAACGCGGTGAATAAGATCATCGCCGCGACAAAAGGCGAATATATTCCGTCTCAAAAACCGAATGCCGCCGGTTCATGGAGTTTGAAATCCATTGAAAATATCCTTGGACTGGCATTTTTAGTTTTCATCTGGCTGGGCTCGGTCTTGTCCCGCTCCAAATCCTGGTGGGCGGGGGGAGTCATCGGCGCGCTGGTCGGCATCGCTTTCATCTTTATTTTCTCGGCATTCATCGGCGCCATCGCCGTCCTGATCTTAACGCCGCTGGGCCTTTTATTCGATTACCTTGTTTCCAAAAATTACCAGAAACATAAATCGGCCGGCACGCGCTTTCCCTGGTGGATAGGCGGCTTCGGCGGAGGAGGAAGCAGCGGAGGATTCGGCGGCGGTGGCTTTGGCGGTTTTGGCGGCGGCTCCTCAGGCGGCGGCGGAAGCAGTAGCGGTTGGTAA